DNA sequence from the Flavobacterium lipolyticum genome:
TTCAACAGAAAGAAGCAGTTTATAATTTTCTTCATCTTATTTTTATTACTTAAACGTTAGATTACAGACTATCTGTAAAGAGTCACATTTCCAATAAATTCCCGGTCATCTCTGGTGTTTCTAAGTTTTAAAACATACCAGTAATCTCCGGTGGGAAGGTTGGCACTTTCATACTTTCCATCCCAGGACTCTTCATGTTTTAGCACACATATTTCACGGCCATAGCGATCGTAGATCCGGATTCTGATATCGGGATAGTTATCCTGTCTTAATGGTTTCCAGCCATCATTTATACCACTGTCATTTGGAGTAAAAATGTTGGGAACTATGATATCGATAAATTCAAAGTACTTAGTTGCTGTTGCGGTACAGCCATTACTATCGACAACAGTCGCCGTGTAATCTCCGGATTTGTAATAAATATATTTAGTAGTAAATTTTAAAACTTCATCATTGATGGTAAGGCTGTTATAAAAACCTGAACCTCCTTTTATGGTTATAATGATTTCATTCAGTCCTCCCTGACTTAATGAAATCGTCAAAGGAGGGTTTGATTCATCAACGGCAAACAAAGGTGAAACCTCACTACATCCACTTACATGCTCTACCTTTACAAAATGATTTCCGGCGGGGACATTGCGAAATATATTACTGTCCTGCTTAGGTTCTTTTCCGTTTAATGAGTACTTTATTAAAGTGGGATTTGTATTACTGGCGTCGATCTTTACAGTAACCTTATTTCCGGGAGTATTACTTTCGCAATCATAGCTCACCTTTGCAGTGGGTTTAAGAACAATGGTTGGAATATCCAGCAGGATTGCTAATTCAAACGGACAATTATTTTTATCCAGAATATATAAAGTGTGTTTGCCTCCAGAAAGGTTGTCGAAATCTAGTTGATCCTGAGTGTAAGTCCCATTGCGATTGTCTAAACTTGTTTTATAGGGAGGAATTCCTCCTGATATGTCAATACTAAAAGCAGCTGTTTTTTCTCCAATACATATTTCTTGTTTTATACTGCCCTGTACTACAGAAGCGTGTATTGGCTGCGGATCGATAATCGTAATTACGTCGTGTATGCGGCAATCATTTTCATCTTTAATGGTAATATTATAGGTTCCTGCTTTTATCCCTCTAAATATACCGGTATCAAAAAACTGGTTGGGAAATGACGAAATTGCATATTTAATTCTTCCAGTCCCACCGCTGGCTTTCACTTCAATAGTTACATTGGCTAAACCGGCACAGGTAACATTATCATATTTTACGCGGTGGGTAAGGGAAAGCGTGGGTTCTTTTATTTCTATCGGAACAATCACCGGATCGCAGTCCCCACTCGTAACACTAACCTGATACAAACCGGCCGGTAATTGCGTAAAATTACCCGGAGTGCTTTGTGTCGGATTAAAGGGAAGTTCAAGCCCTTCATGATCTAATAGCGTAAAAACATAGTTGCCTAAACCACCTTTTGCCTGGGCCGAAAGCTCACCCGTTAAATTTCCTTTGCATTTGATGTCTTTTGATGAATTTATTTTTAACGTCAAAACCTCTAATGGATTATAGTTGAATAAGCCGGCATAAACTTCTTTGCAATTATTCGCGTCTATAACATAAAATCGATAATTCGTAGCTGAATTATGATTTGGTATGATGATACTCATTGGACTAGGACCGGTATAATATTTTTGATATTCCTCACCATTTGCATTATTGCCCAATACCGTAAAAGTGTAGGGAGGCGTTCCGCCTATGGCAGTCACCGTGATCTCGGCAGGAGTACAGGTAGGAACTTTGGTAATTTGAGTACTGGCGGTAAGTACTTTTGGACCTGTAATTGTAAATGGATAACGAGCTTCGCATCCGTCTGTTGTAGTAACCAAAATATTATAGTCGCCAGATTTCAAATTGTCAAATGTATAGGTGTTACCTGCAATTGTTCCAGAGGTTTTTAGAACTTCATTCCCGGAATAAATAGTAAACACATAATTGGAACGTACGTTGTTTGCCGTGACTTCAATAGAGGCCGTATCATCAAAACAGTTTAGAATTGAATTGGAGATTTTGTGGGTAGTATTTAAGTTTTTATGTTCAATTTTGATATTAGGAATCTCATAAGAGCACTTTGCCTTATTGGTTGAATTGGGTCTGATGTACACCGTATAGGTTCCGGCAATTTTTACGGGCAGATTTGTACTGGTCTGATAATTTATTTTATCCAGACTGTATTCATAGCCGGTTCCCATTGCCGGGCTATTGACAGTAATGTTGCCTGCTGTTTGGCAAAAAATATTCTCAGAAGTTGCTGTTGGTACTATTTCGCCATAAACGTTGAAATAAAATGGAGCCGAACAATTAGTTCCGTAACTGAGTATGACACGATATTGTCCTTCTGAAGTAATCGCATAATTTCGATTATTATTGTTGTTTAAAGTATCCCACTGACAAGCTGTGGATTCATCAGGGCAAGTTGCGCCGGGAATGAGAGCACAGTTACTTTTTTCCCATGTTATAGAGGACACTCCTTCGGGTATGTTCAGATTAATAGTTTTAACAGGGCTATTGGGACACAGATAAAAGTTGGTTAACTCCTTAGCATTGTTAGCTGCACAAATGATCTTCTCACCAAAAGCTCCTCCCAGAGGATCCAGATCGGACATGATGAAAGGTTTGACTTCGATAATTTCTTTAAGTGTGGCGCAAGCCTGATTGGGTAGGGGGTTTGCAAAAGGAGTGCAGACCACATAATAAGTCCCTATAGCGTCTACAGTAATGGTTTGACCCGATTGAAACACAGGGATCCCCGATGGATTTTTGGACCAACTGTAGCTCGCAAATCCATTTTCTGCTGACAATATTGTATTAGGCGGACATAATAGGACTTCTGACTGTTTGTCGCAAAACAGTAAATTGCTTAATATGTTATTGGTTTTTCCATCTATATTTTCACAGTTATAAATTAAACCCGAGTCACCGTTAAAATGGGTTTGATTGACAACTCCCGTGAAGCTGGTAGAAACCTCATTCGTAATGGTCAGGTCGCAGCTCTGTTCAAAATTTGGATCTGAATCTAAAGTAATACAGGAAACGACCTTAACTCTGAATTCGATAACAGATGGGGTGCCGTCAATATTTACTAAACTGTCTGAGACTTCAAAAATAATGGTTCTCGTTTCGGGATTATAGCCCGATAACTGATTGCCATTGGCATCATAAGTGACCACTGAACTTACAGTAACACCGTTGGGTAAACAGGTGAGGTCTTGCGGATAATTAAAAATTACATTTTTAGGCAGAATGTTCTTAATTAAAACTTCTCTGGCATTGTCATCGCCATTATTGTTAAAGGTTATTTTATATTTTAAGTATTCTCCTAAATTGACAACCTCATTGTCTTTGACTTCAACATTATTTTCATTTGTAACCGTTTGTTTAATGACAATATTTGGTTGTACAATATCTATTGCTAAAGTGACTAATGAAACGGCATAAGCATCTCCGGCGGTCGTTAATTGAAGGTCGAGCGATGTTTGACCGTTCCGTAAATACCCTTTATTGATATTGATGAGATCCATATCAAAACCGAAGGTATTTAATCTGGAAGGGCTTCTTTTGGTGATGTATTCGGCACCAGGTATGACCGGACTATCTGTAAATAAAGGGGCAGATGGAATGGTTATCGAAGAATTAAAAACATTCCTCACATCATTAAGCTCATTAAAAATAGATTTGAACACCGGCTTTCCATTGCTGCCTATCGTTTTGATGTTCAGATAGTCACCCAGGTAAGCCAATTCGCCCTCCTGAGAAACAATACCTATAGTGGCCTTTACCGGTTCGGGACCTGCGGGGGTGATAAATCCGTCAACGGTAAAATTGAGTTCCGTCAGTTCTCCCTGATTTGCATCTCTTTGAACTCCGACAAAACCATCAAAAGTGACAATTTTTTTACTGGGCTGTGTGATGTCTTCATACACAATTACTAATGTCCAGCCGGAAGTAGAACCTAAAGTCCTTCTTCCTTTGGTTGCTTTAACATTTGCAACAAAATAATTACCATTAGGATCTCCAAATTCTTTTAAGCGATTTGTAACGTCTGCGTAACACAGGTAAGGAGCATTTCTAAAACTTTCACGTATGTTGGTTTCATTTAAACCGTCGAAAATGATTTCATCTGCTGTTATGTCCTGATAATTGGTATCCCAAGGACGTTTAAACTTAACTTTTTCCCAATCGTCTAAACGTTTTGTCCCTGAAAAGTTGTTTTCGTTATTAGGGTTAAATTTCCTGCTCCTGTCGTTGATATAAACGGCCTGCCAGTATAAACCGGCATATATAATCTTTTTACAGGCGCTCTCAATATGGAGTTCAGCACTACTCGAAGCAAAGGTGCTGTTATCGTTATCGATATCAATATACTCCATGCTTTTTCGATTATTGGCTAATCCATCTTCCTTATCTTCACCATCTAAGTCAGGATCGATCTTCCAAGGACTTCCATTGGCCTGATTGGTATATACCGCATTCGAATTGGCCTGAGCAGTCAAAACCGCTAAATTAGTGGGTATGGGCGATCCCAGTACCATAACAGCATCTGTTCGTGTTACACCGAGCATTGTATTGCCAATAAGTACAAGATTTCCTTTAATTGATTGATTGGTATATCTCGCCTTAAATTTTTTACCTTCTTGTCCGTAACCACTTGAAAAGATGAGGACCAAAATTAGCGTTTGAAGAAACTGAGGGGAAAGAAAACGTATTTGCTTTTTACCTGATACGATTTTTTTTCTTTTGCTATTTACGAACCACAAATCTGGTATTGTAATTACTTTCGATGATCTCAATAGTAATCGGGTCAAGATAGATTTTTTCATAATTATAGAGTCAATTTTAAAACAATTAAATCACTATCAAATTGAGTCGTCATTATTTATTGAATGTTTGCAGGTGACGATTTTTTATCTCATTTAATTTTTTTCCATCATAATTGATGATTAGAGTCAGTTTCGTATTTGCATTATTCTATTTTAGAATTATCATGTTCCTGTTACTGTTGCTCTAATGTATAAGTATCCTTGTTTGCGTAAATGGGTATTCGTTTGCATCTTAGTTCAAATGCATGCATTATTAGTGATTTCAGAAAGTGCTATCGCATTTTCTGTCAGCAAGAAATTCGTTGTATATTAAATTTTTGATATTAGTTGCTATTTCATTTTTTTTCAATGAAATATCGAGTACAAACACATTATTGAGCCGGCTCATTTTTTTTAGTACTTCAATCTGGTCTGAGGCAACAACTATGGGAATGTGTTTTACATAAAGCTGCATAAAATCATACAAATCCATATCGGAGTAAAAAACAAAAAAAACGAAGCAAAAATCTTTTTCGACTAAATTGAATTCCTCATTTTTTTTATTCTTTTTTAGAATTGCAAAGTCAAAATTTTTGCCGAATTTATATTTTAAAAAATTGGCAAAATAATGCTGACTGTCATAAACTAGTATTTTCGTTGATTTCATCATAGTATGATTTAGGAGGCTAAACAAATTGCTATTATTAAATTAACGACTTTAAATTTTTTTCATCTGTAAGTGATGCCCCTTGTGTTACTGTATAGCGACACATTCGAATGGACTTTTGATAGATAAAAAATAAACACCCAATAACGATATGAAACTTTCTTTAATTCTAAAATCTCAATTGAACTATCGTAAATTTTGTTACCTAATGATTTTTAAAGAATTGAAGAATTTTAATTACTAATCATAAGTACTAACGAATTCATAATTAGTCAATCATTTCAAAGGTGTACGGAACAAGTGCTTCCAAAAAGTTTAAAAGTTAGTTTTCCGGAAAGCAAAAGAATATATTCTATTAATAATCGTGCAACATCATCAAATTTTTAATCTGAACTTTAGCATTGTACCTTTAGTAGAATAATATTCTCTTTATCATATCAAATGTAGCAACTAGATTATTTTTTAAGGTTTTTTGAGCACCGGAATAAGTCTCAATTTATAAAACGAGACTGTTAAGTAAGCTCTTCGGTGGGATATACGCACGAAATACAGAAACTCAGAAAGCAAAAAAACTTTCCTTTTTTAATATCGTGAGATAAAGAAAGAATCATCGTAAATAATAGTATGAAATTTTGAGCTTTTATACCCAAAAAAAGCCCTCAAACAGTCAGTAACTTTTTGAGGGCTTTCAAACAATTATACGGGATTGTTTTTAAAATATTCGGAAGGAGTTTTACCGGTAGCAATTTTAAATGCTTTAAAAAAGCTGTTCTTAGAATTAAAACCAGCTTCAGCTGCGATACCTTCCAGTGAAAATTGTGACCAGGCTGGATCGTACCGGTGTTTAATGATATAATCGATACGGGAATTATTAATGAAACTGACGAAATTTGTACCAAATTCTTTATTAATGACTTGTGACAAATGATGAAGCGGAATGTCTAAATCAGTAGACATATCTGTTAAAGAGTAATTTTTTATGAGAAATATTTTTTCATTTTGAATTAGTAACTCAATTTTTTCCTTGTATTCTTTAGTTTTTAAATCAGGTAATTTAAAAGTTTTGGGATTGATTATTTCCTGTTCGTTTTCTGCTTTAGCTTTAATGTAATTATCCTTGTAGTTCAGTCCATATAATATAGTAGGTTTAAAAAACAGAAATACCACAATCGTGAGTATAAAAATTACAGGGGTCATAATTAGAAGGTCCCGGTAGATCTCTTTTTTATAAAGTAGTATTCCAATAATCGGCGTAAATATGGATATTAAATGAATCCCAATGTGTCTCGTTAGCCAAAACCAAATATGATTGTTTCGGGTAATCCACAAAGGATTGTTTTTATAAAATTTTATAAAGAGAGGAATTGTTAAAAGGATATAGAAAAGATAGCTGCCCATTTTTAAAAAAACATGGACATTCATGGGTAAAACAAAATAGGGAAGTTGATAGAAGTGATTAGGATCTAAGAGATACTTGGTTAACAAATACTGTTTTCTTTCAACATTTAGTAGATAGAAGGGAACCAGCTCCAGAAAATGTAGTAATGCTGGTACAAAATGAAGATAATCTTTTTTGGTAATTTTTTTTGTCTTTTCGAGGATTGATTTTGTATACAAGTAAACAGTACATCCAGGAAGATAATGCAAGGGAAAACAGAAAATCCAAAGGTAAGCATGTTTAAGCAGGGGGAATTTATCCTGAAAAAAAGTCCAGGGCGCAATAACCAGTATGCAAAAAATAAGACAAATTAGCATCAAAAATTTGTAGTAGACATGAAATTTGTTCTGAAAGAAAATAATTAGAAAACATATCGCACTTAAGAAACAAGCGAAATAGCATAAGTTTAATAGGATTGTGTTCATTTTTTGATTAATGATGTAACAATTAAAAACGAAAATATTTGCATAGTTCCGGATTTAATCGCTAGGTGGTTAGGGGTTTTTATAGGTTTGTGGAACGTGTTTTTTATGAACGGTTAATAGGAGTACTGTAATTTTGACTAAGAGTCAGGATTGAAAAGGCATTGAAAGGCTCCGTAGTTTTTTCCGGAATAAAATGGATACCATGAATTTTGGAAAAATGTTTTAATCCTTTTTTGTGGCGTACTAAAAAGGTGCAGTTGAGGTGACGTTTTTTTTGAGTTGTTTGTCATGGTTTGATTTTGGTTTTTGGTTTAATGCTTAGAGTAAGTCTTATTTGAATAGGCTAAACAACTTTTTTATCAGAGAGCAAACAGTTAGATGTTTGTTGCCGAATGTTTTTGAAAGGGGGTATACCATATGCTTTACTTTTACTTATAGTTATAAAATGAAATTAACTTGAAACAGTAGGTATTTTCTGTAGATTATAGCCGTAGAACGTACTGTTTTGCAAGATGAAGAATTACTTATAAGAAACCTTTTCAATTTCATTTTATAAATTTTGAAGAATGTATGTTGAGAAAATCCTTGTAGTGATTTGATATTCAGTAAAATAGTCTTTAAAACCAGAAAAGAAATCAACTTATTTTGTGCTTGTATTTTCGATAACTCTTAAAAATTACCTCTTATCCTATTGAATTTACTCCTTTTATATTTGCGAATTTACCTTCGCTTCATGAGGCTTTGTCAGAATATATTTTCACTGCATAAAGTTTTGTCAGAATTTATCTTTTAAATAATTTACTCAAGTTTATTATAAATATTCTATGCAATTATAGGGTCAAATATATATGATTATTTTTATTAATTGCAAGTACTCAAATCAATATTATTTTAAGAAAAAGTTTCAATATTTAACCTGTGAAAGTCGCTTTTATTGTGAAAATAGATGCATTAATTCTTTATACAAGAACTTTGAACTTGAAGTGAAGCATCATATTTGAATTATTTAATGTTTAAATAAAAAGTTTGTAACTATCTGTAAAAGTGGTAAATAAGTACTATCTACTTTTTTTTACCTATTTCAAAACAGTCTCATTTTATAAACCGATACTACTCTGTTGCGAATAAAATGTTTAAAAAAATGGTCTGTTCTTAATTTTGGAATACAAAATTGCATTTGCCTAATTTTTTAAGATGTGAATCTAAGAGCAGTGCAAAAGAAATTAAACTTCGAAATGACCATTTTATTTAAACAGATTTGATATATGAAAAACTTTACTCCAAAAAGCTTCAATTTTCTTAAGCCTGTCTTTTTACTTTTTTTATTAGGCATTTCTTATCAACTGGAAGCACAGACTTGTGCCGGGCTTAATTCCATCTATCAAACCAGAGGAGGGACTGGAACTACAGTAAATATATTTGAGTATAATTTGCCATTACAGCGGTTCAATGCCTTAAGTACTTCCGTTACTACGGGAATTACCTCTGGAGCTGCTTCGGCTTACAATTCTAACACAGGATATTTGTATATCAATGGTGATGGTACTGATCCATTACATGATGTTAGGGTTTTTGATCCGGCCGCTGGCTTTGGCTATGTAGGAAAGATTAGCCTTAATTTAATGGGGACACAAGATATTTATGCCAATATGTTTTCAAGAGGTGACTATATCTATTTCAGGGATGAGGCGAAGAATATTCTAACAAGATTTAATGTCAATCAGCCTTTTGTCGGAGGAGTTTTCAGCGTTAATGTTGAACAGATACCACTTACGAATAACATGGGAGGAGCCTATTCGGCCAATGATTATACGTATTATAACGGAAAATTTTATGGAATTGCAGGAAAAGGAACTAGTCCACGAACAGAGTGTTTTTTAATTATTATCGATGAAGTTGCTCAAACTCTTGAGAGCAGAGTATTGAAGCTGACAGATTCTAATGTTTCCCATAGGTTCGGGAATACCATTGGAAATGATTTTGGTGCAGTTTGGATTGATTCCAAAGGTGTCATGATGTTTTTTAATAATGATACGGGAAATGTTTACTTACTTAAAGATGTAGATCTTCCGGGATCAACTAATATTAACTGGGTTCTTCCATCCAATACCTCGTCCGATAATGACGGGTTTGGATGTGAAAGTATCGATTTGTTCACGCCTATTATAGCCATAGGAGGTATTTGTTCTCTGCCTGGTACGGCGACTATAACGAACTACTTGAATAATGCAAGTGAATACGAATATAGATTTTATGAATATCCTAGTGGAACTCCGGTTAGCGGTGTAACAACTTCATCAGCGGGAGTAATAAGCGGGTTAAATTACAATCAGGCTTATACCGCAGCTTTATATATTATTGGGGCTGATTATACTTCGAGCCCGTCAGAAGTTTTTACAATTCCAAGTATTACAGGACCAACTGCTGATGCAGGTTCCGATTTTACTAAAAACTGTACGATAAATGTTACGGGGAAACAAATTGGAATGGTAGCAGAGCCTGGAGTTACTTATTCCTGGTCTCCCTCAACTGGATTAGATTTTAATAGTCCGTATTCCAGTTCAAATCCATTTGCGAATCCATCAGTAACAACAACTTATGAGTTAACG
Encoded proteins:
- a CDS encoding T9SS type B sorting domain-containing protein, producing the protein MKKSILTRLLLRSSKVITIPDLWFVNSKRKKIVSGKKQIRFLSPQFLQTLILVLIFSSGYGQEGKKFKARYTNQSIKGNLVLIGNTMLGVTRTDAVMVLGSPIPTNLAVLTAQANSNAVYTNQANGSPWKIDPDLDGEDKEDGLANNRKSMEYIDIDNDNSTFASSSAELHIESACKKIIYAGLYWQAVYINDRSRKFNPNNENNFSGTKRLDDWEKVKFKRPWDTNYQDITADEIIFDGLNETNIRESFRNAPYLCYADVTNRLKEFGDPNGNYFVANVKATKGRRTLGSTSGWTLVIVYEDITQPSKKIVTFDGFVGVQRDANQGELTELNFTVDGFITPAGPEPVKATIGIVSQEGELAYLGDYLNIKTIGSNGKPVFKSIFNELNDVRNVFNSSITIPSAPLFTDSPVIPGAEYITKRSPSRLNTFGFDMDLININKGYLRNGQTSLDLQLTTAGDAYAVSLVTLAIDIVQPNIVIKQTVTNENNVEVKDNEVVNLGEYLKYKITFNNNGDDNAREVLIKNILPKNVIFNYPQDLTCLPNGVTVSSVVTYDANGNQLSGYNPETRTIIFEVSDSLVNIDGTPSVIEFRVKVVSCITLDSDPNFEQSCDLTITNEVSTSFTGVVNQTHFNGDSGLIYNCENIDGKTNNILSNLLFCDKQSEVLLCPPNTILSAENGFASYSWSKNPSGIPVFQSGQTITVDAIGTYYVVCTPFANPLPNQACATLKEIIEVKPFIMSDLDPLGGAFGEKIICAANNAKELTNFYLCPNSPVKTINLNIPEGVSSITWEKSNCALIPGATCPDESTACQWDTLNNNNNRNYAITSEGQYRVILSYGTNCSAPFYFNVYGEIVPTATSENIFCQTAGNITVNSPAMGTGYEYSLDKINYQTSTNLPVKIAGTYTVYIRPNSTNKAKCSYEIPNIKIEHKNLNTTHKISNSILNCFDDTASIEVTANNVRSNYVFTIYSGNEVLKTSGTIAGNTYTFDNLKSGDYNILVTTTDGCEARYPFTITGPKVLTASTQITKVPTCTPAEITVTAIGGTPPYTFTVLGNNANGEEYQKYYTGPSPMSIIIPNHNSATNYRFYVIDANNCKEVYAGLFNYNPLEVLTLKINSSKDIKCKGNLTGELSAQAKGGLGNYVFTLLDHEGLELPFNPTQSTPGNFTQLPAGLYQVSVTSGDCDPVIVPIEIKEPTLSLTHRVKYDNVTCAGLANVTIEVKASGGTGRIKYAISSFPNQFFDTGIFRGIKAGTYNITIKDENDCRIHDVITIIDPQPIHASVVQGSIKQEICIGEKTAAFSIDISGGIPPYKTSLDNRNGTYTQDQLDFDNLSGGKHTLYILDKNNCPFELAILLDIPTIVLKPTAKVSYDCESNTPGNKVTVKIDASNTNPTLIKYSLNGKEPKQDSNIFRNVPAGNHFVKVEHVSGCSEVSPLFAVDESNPPLTISLSQGGLNEIIITIKGGSGFYNSLTINDEVLKFTTKYIYYKSGDYTATVVDSNGCTATATKYFEFIDIIVPNIFTPNDSGINDGWKPLRQDNYPDIRIRIYDRYGREICVLKHEESWDGKYESANLPTGDYWYVLKLRNTRDDREFIGNVTLYR
- a CDS encoding helix-turn-helix domain-containing protein, whose translation is MTPVIFILTIVVFLFFKPTILYGLNYKDNYIKAKAENEQEIINPKTFKLPDLKTKEYKEKIELLIQNEKIFLIKNYSLTDMSTDLDIPLHHLSQVINKEFGTNFVSFINNSRIDYIIKHRYDPAWSQFSLEGIAAEAGFNSKNSFFKAFKIATGKTPSEYFKNNPV